The region GGCGACCGACTTCTACATGTACGACCCCTTGGCTGGTGACTCCGGGACCTGGTATGAAAAGGAAGAGATACCGGGTAACGAAGGCACCAAGCTAAAGCCGCCGTCCAAAGGCTGCGTCGGTGTATCTGATGGTGTGCAGTACGTGTACATGACCAAGGGCAATAACACCCTTGGATTCTGGCGCTACGATGCAGTTGCCAACACCTGGGACTCCATGCCTGGTGTGCCTGAAGGCCCGTATGGCAAGCGGGTCAAAGGTGGCACTGACATGGTGTTTGCGTCATACAAGGACACTGGCTGCGTGTATCTACTCAAGGGCTACAAGACCGAGTTCTACCGGTATAACCCAGCGGCTCGGAGATGGGACACCCTGCCAGAAGTGCCGTACGGAGCGAACAAGCAGAAGTACGACAAGGGCTCGTTCCTAGTGTATGACGGTGTGAACTACATCTATGCGCACCAGTCAAAGTACTACGACAAGACCCAGGAGAACCCGCACCACTACATGTTCAAATATGACGTGGCAGCAGACTCCTGGTACAAGACTGCACTACCAGGCATGCCGGTGTATGGTCTTGAAGGTGGCAGGATAAAGAAGAAGAAGTCAGCGGATGGTGCTGCTGGCGCGTGGTATGACGGCAGCATGTATGCGCTCAAAGGTGGCAACACGCAGGGCTTCTTCAAGTACTTCCCTGGACCAGACACCTGGCATCAGCTCGACACCGTGCCTGGGAACGGTAGCACGGCCAAGAAGAAGCGGGTGAAGGCAGGTGGTGACCTAGTAGCCTATGGTGGCGGAGCATTCTTTGCCCTGAAGGGCAACAAGTGCTACGAACTGTGGCGGTACGTGGAAGGAACGCTTCAGACTTCAAGCCTCACGCCTCAAACGCGAAGCGGAGTGCAGGCGGGCAAGTCGGCAGTGAGCAGCCTGCAGTTAGCAATCAGCCCGAACCCGCTAGCCACCGGCTTTGCCACGCTGCGCTACAGCCTGCCTAAGGCCGGGCCGGTGACGGTGACTGTCTTTGATGTTGCCGGCCGGTCAGTCCAACGGCAGACGCTTGTGGCGAACAATGCTGGTGCGGTTGCGCTAGACCTGCGCAAGGTTGCATCAGGCATATACCTTGTCCGGCTTGACGCTAGCGGCTACTCGCAGACCCAGAAGCTCGTGGTGCAGAGATAGACCGATTGGTCGGATCAGACCGATCCGACATACGAGGCCGGGGCGGGACAAACCCGCCCCGGCTAGTCATCGTGTAGGCGTACGCTCCCTGCTGGCCTTTTTCTATGCGACTTGCGACAATGAGAGAACCGACGATGGCCCGATCGCGCAACTCCTCGCTAGTCATGCGGTTGTAAGGATGGGAAATGACGCTGGTGTTCGGGTATTCGTCCGTTAGGTAGTGTGTCAGGCAGCCTGGGGGACTGTCCCGGGGACAGTCCCCCAGGTAGACCCAGAGACAGCCCCGGGGTTGAACTCTGTATCTACCCAAGAGTTTGTCGCTCAAGTAGTTAGCCGGGTGACCTGGCGGTAAATCCGGGTATATGTAGCGGTAGTCGTCCTGGTGACCGACCTCGGGGTTGATAGGGAATTCAACCCGCAGTTTGAACCGGGGTAATACCGGTCGCCTACCTGCCGGCTTGTCTGCAGGTCAGTCCGACGCTTTGCCCCCGGGCTTTACCGGTGGTCAAGTTGGCGACTTGGCCTTGGGCTAGCCGCTGGGTAGGATGCCCGGTTGCGTGGTTCTGTGGTGGTTACGTGTGCAGTCGGACGAGATACTGGGATAAATAGGAGGCGGGTAGGGGCTGCAGTATGGCACTGGTTTATGCTCGACTGGAGCAACCGTAGGATGAACACGGTGAGTAGGCCAATGACGACGGCAAGAAGGAGAACCCGTACGAGTCGGGGCACGATGGGCTTGCGGGTCGGCTCGAGCCGGATGTCAAGTACTGCGCCAGTAGAGCTGGCTACGCTGCCTAGCGGACAACAGTCAGGGGTAGTGCCCGCTGTCCGGGCCCGGGAACTACGAAATAGAGCCCGGCAGGCAGGGCCGCGGGTGTATCGAACGACGGACAACGAATATTGAATGGCACGGCAGCAATGCGGCGGCCGAGATGGTCAAATAGAGCAGCGCCGGCCGGCAGTGCAAGGCGAGTTCCGGCGCGGACAATGGTCGGCAGCAGAGCGCGTGGAACGGGTTCGGCGAAGTCTTCGTTCACCGCTACGGTCCAGCGGGGTTTGAGCATACCGTCGCCGACAAGACACATTCCGTAGTACCACGACCGTTCCCAAGGTTCGAATCCGTCTTCAGCTTGGGCCGAGAACCAGTCGCAGAAGGCGAGTGCGAGCGAACGACCTTGGGCTAGTGGCAGGTAGAAATCCCTGAATTCGAGCATCGAGCCGGTCTTGGTCGAGCCGATTGCCGCAAGCCCGGATGACGATTCGAATACGTACCGGCCGCCGCAATAGCCTGATTCAGTGTAGCGGACGTTGGAGCATGCGAAAAGGTTGTAGAAGCAGGCGACCGGGTCAAGGCCGGGAATTTCGTAGGCATAGAACCAGTCGTAGCTGCGTTTGTTGTTGTACCAGAGTTGGTGCCCACCGGGCCAAGAGTGGGCACACAGTTGGATGAACTGGTATGCAGCTGTGTCAATGCGTGGCCGGTATTCGGCCGCTCTGGTGACTTCCGAGTCGCACACGAATACCCGGTCAGGATAAAGAATACCAACATCCCAGTTCCAGCCGGCAGCCCAGGGATACCAGTCGTCGTCAATGTACACAAGCGCACGGTCGGTGACGCGGAGTAGACCGAGCCGGTAGCGGTGCGACCGGTCAAGATACTGGCGGATGAGTTCGACTTCATTGCCGAGCGTTGAAGTTACGAGTCGGCTGATTCCGATTTCTGGGCCGACGTTGCCACGGTGGATATCGTAGATGCCATCGGCACCTTGAACAAGCGAGTCGGCGGTGCCGTAGCGGCGCAGCGAGTCCTGCCAGTTGCCGTCAATGTCCATCAGGTACAGGTCGCAGGGGAATTCCTCGTAGTGTTCGTCTGGGTCCCGGCGGCCGTTTGAGTTCCAGTCGTCAATGAGCTGGAACCAGGCAAGCGGTAGGTCTCCAACAAGGACTGCAGCAACAAGGCCGGAGTCGTATTCTGCCCTGAGAAACTTGCGTAATGACTCGGCTGACGTCCCGCGGACTGAGTACGCCGCGACGCGGTATCCTTCTGCTGCAATATCCAGCATCATCGTGTCGAGCAGCGGAGCAAGGGTTGAGGCGAGTGAGTCTTCAACCAAGATGTCAACAAGTGGGTCGTCGGACTGGCTGCACGGTGCAACCAGCTTGACGTTCCAGGCCGGGCCGGAGACAAGACTGGATTTCCATTCAAGGAAAGACAACGGCTTCGAACTATCCGGGCTGGCCCAGCGTAAGACCGTAACGTCAGGCGGAGCCGCAAGAAGCAGGAGGCAGAGAAGGAGCATTGGTTACTCCAATCTTGTTATGACGCAGGAGTGGATGCCGCAGCGTGCAAGGTACACGCCAGGCGGGGCCGCCCGTCCGCGGAAGTCCAGGCCGTCCCAGGCAAGTGAGCAGGTAGGATAGGACACGGGCAGGGAACGGACCAGGCAGCCGGAGGCGTTGTAGATTCTGAGTTCGGTTGGGCTGTCGGCCTCGAGATGGAGGGTGACAGCATTCCTGAATGGATTGGGCTTGGCATGAAGCGAACCGGCGCAGGGAGCAGGAGCAGGATTCTCGGTCGTACCGAGGTGGAGACCGGTCAGTTGCGTGACCGTCGTGCTGAAAATGTCGGCGGTGCGAAGCCAGATCAGTATACGCGTATACGCCCGGGCAACCAGAGAGAGAGAGTCCTTGATACGCCAGAGCGAATCCTTGTACCATTCGTGCTGGCGGATGAAAGTGGTCTCGCGGACTGGAACTCCCTCGTAGGTCATTGCCAGAGACTGACGGGCGACGAGAAGCAGCTTGTAGCAATTCCGGACAAGGCCGTAGGGCACAACAACGTCTTCGATGCCGACAACTTTGACCGAGTCGGCCCAGATTCTTATGGTGTCTTCCAGACTGTCTCCGTTCAGGTCAAAGTAGTAGGTGCCGGCCACGCCGGTCGGCCACCAGGAGCCGATGACAAATGGTACGCGGTAGATGTTGGCCCAGAGCGAGAGCCCGGCAAAGTCGAAACGACGGCGCAACAGGGTGTCGCCGGATTCATAGGCAGTGTCCACGGCTTCGCGGCGGGTCGTGTCGGAAACCATCACAGTGCGCAAGATATACGCCGGGCCGGTGGGAAGCAGGGTTTCGGCCAGAACCGTGGTTGTGTCCAGGAATGACCGGTTTAGCACCGAGTCTGAGGGGGCCGGTAAGTACATATGAATGGAGTCGTGGCCGAACCCGGTGTCGGTCGCAGTGCTGCCTACGGCGTAGCCAAGGTAGTTACCAACCGGGCCGGCCATGGCTATTGTCAAAGCGGCCAGCAGAGAATATGACAGGCGGCTGGTCATATGGTTACGTGCCTCAACCGATTCTAACTCGAAAGTGGTAGCAATCAAGCAAATGACGGCGTTGACAATGCGGGTTTTGGGACAAGAATAACGCATGACCAGGAAGCAGGCTGAGCGCGAGATCACACGGCTGCGGGCCGAGATTGCCGAGCACGACTATCGGTACTATGTGCTTGCCCAGCCGACCATCTCTGATTTCGAGTACGACAAGATGCTTGAACGTCTGGCCGAGATTGAGGCCGAGTTTCCAGACCTTGTTACGCCGGACTCACCGACTCAGCGCGTGGGCGGGGAACCACTCAAGGAGTTTTCAAGCGTCAGGCATGACCCGCCGATGCTGTCTTTGGACAACAGCTATTCCTATGATGAGCTCCGGGAGTTCGACGTGCGCGTGCGCAAGGCAGTGGCGAGACCTGAGTATCTGGTTCAGCAGAAGATTGACGGCGTGGCGGTCTCGCTTCTCTACGATGGTTTCAGGCTGGTACGGGGCGCGACCCGCGGGGACGGTATCACTGGCGACGACGTTACCGCCAATATTCGGACGATCAGCTCGATTCCGCTCCGGCTGCGGCGTGAGACCCCAGGGTTTGAGAAGTTCGAGGTTCGCGGCGAGGTATATCTGGCAAGAGAACAGTTCGCCCGCATCAACGAGGAGCGGGAGGAGGAGGGCCAACCGGTGTTCGCCAACCCGCGCAATGCTGCAGCCGGGACGCTGAAACTGCTCGACCCGAAGGTTGTGCGGCAGCGTCGGCTGGAGTATTTCGTGCATACGATACCAAGACCACCGTCAGCCCGGTTCGCTACCGACAAGCAGGTGCTCGACGAGCTGGCGCAGCTTGGTTTTCGGACCGTCCCCGAAAGCGTACTTTTTTCCGATATCGAGGGGGTGATAGCATACTGCGAGAGCTGGGCCGGTAAGCGGACCGGTCTGCCGTACGATGTTGACGGGATGGTAGTGAAGGTGAACCGGTTCAGCGACCGGGATGAACTGGGCATGACCGGCAAAAGCCCACGCTGGGCCGTGGCGTACAAGTATCCGCCCGAAGAGCGACCAACGAGAGTAACGGCGATAGAGTTCAACGTCGGCCGACTCGGCACGGTGACGCCGGTGGCCGTGCTTGAACCGGTGCGACTGTCTGGAACAACCGTGACCCATTCGACTCTGCACAACGCTGAGGAGATGAAACGGCTCGACGTTGCAGTAGGAGATACGGTTCTCGTGCACAAGGCCGGCGAGATAATTCCGCAGGTGCTCAAGGTGACTCAGCGTCCGAAAGACCGGAAGGTGGTACGATTTCCGAACCGGTGTCCGGCGTGCGGCACGAAGCTATTCAAGGAGGCAGATGAGGTGGCGTGGCGGTGTGTGAATGCTTCCTGTCCGGCCCAGGTTCTGGCCCGGGTGCTGCACTTCGGGTCAAGACAGGCGATGGACATCGAGGGGTTGGGCTGGAAGCTGGCCGAGCAACTGGTGCAGGCCGGGCTGGTGAGGAACGTGGCTGACCTGTATGAGCTCAAGCGGGAACAATTGGTTGAGCTGGAGCGGATGGGTGATAAGTCCGCCGATAACCTACTCCGTGCCATTGCGCAGAGCAAGGAACGACCATTCGCGCGGGTGCTTTTCGGACTGGGCATCAGGCATGTGGGGATTCACGCAGCCAGGATTCTGGCCCAGCAGTTCGGCTCGATGGAGCGGCTTGCCGGAGCGAATGAAAGTGAGATTGCCGAGACACCGGGGGTCGGTCCGGTCGTGGCTGAGTCGTTGAGGAATTTTCTGGCCGACCGGGAGAACCTGGAACTATTGGTTCGCCTCAGGAAGCATGGACTCAAGCTCGAGGAAGCGGCGGCGAAGGGACCAAAGCCCCTGGCTGGGAAGAAGTTTGTTCTTACCGGCACACTTGAGTCTATGACCAGGGACCAGGCGACCGAGCTTATTCTTTCTCTGGGCGGGTCGGTTTCTTCGTCAGTGTCAAAGAAGACCGACTTTGTAGTCTGCGGCACGTCGCCAGGGTCTAAGTACGACAAAGCGAGAGCACTCGGGGTTAAGGTTATTGATGAGACCGAGTTCAGGGAGCTTGTCAAGGACCGATAGAGAAGAGGATGCCAGGAGTCAGCGCTAGAGGCTGATGGGAGAAGTCGGCAACCGGGAATCCAAGGCCAAGAGTCTGAAATCCGTGCCCGGTCAGCGGCATCCCGGTCTTGATACTCCGGTGCAGTATCTCAAGGGCGTGGGTCCGAAGCGGGCAGCTCAACTGG is a window of candidate division WOR-3 bacterium DNA encoding:
- the ligA gene encoding NAD-dependent DNA ligase LigA, which codes for MTRKQAEREITRLRAEIAEHDYRYYVLAQPTISDFEYDKMLERLAEIEAEFPDLVTPDSPTQRVGGEPLKEFSSVRHDPPMLSLDNSYSYDELREFDVRVRKAVARPEYLVQQKIDGVAVSLLYDGFRLVRGATRGDGITGDDVTANIRTISSIPLRLRRETPGFEKFEVRGEVYLAREQFARINEEREEEGQPVFANPRNAAAGTLKLLDPKVVRQRRLEYFVHTIPRPPSARFATDKQVLDELAQLGFRTVPESVLFSDIEGVIAYCESWAGKRTGLPYDVDGMVVKVNRFSDRDELGMTGKSPRWAVAYKYPPEERPTRVTAIEFNVGRLGTVTPVAVLEPVRLSGTTVTHSTLHNAEEMKRLDVAVGDTVLVHKAGEIIPQVLKVTQRPKDRKVVRFPNRCPACGTKLFKEADEVAWRCVNASCPAQVLARVLHFGSRQAMDIEGLGWKLAEQLVQAGLVRNVADLYELKREQLVELERMGDKSADNLLRAIAQSKERPFARVLFGLGIRHVGIHAARILAQQFGSMERLAGANESEIAETPGVGPVVAESLRNFLADRENLELLVRLRKHGLKLEEAAAKGPKPLAGKKFVLTGTLESMTRDQATELILSLGGSVSSSVSKKTDFVVCGTSPGSKYDKARALGVKVIDETEFRELVKDR
- a CDS encoding T9SS type A sorting domain-containing protein; protein product: ATDFYMYDPLAGDSGTWYEKEEIPGNEGTKLKPPSKGCVGVSDGVQYVYMTKGNNTLGFWRYDAVANTWDSMPGVPEGPYGKRVKGGTDMVFASYKDTGCVYLLKGYKTEFYRYNPAARRWDTLPEVPYGANKQKYDKGSFLVYDGVNYIYAHQSKYYDKTQENPHHYMFKYDVAADSWYKTALPGMPVYGLEGGRIKKKKSADGAAGAWYDGSMYALKGGNTQGFFKYFPGPDTWHQLDTVPGNGSTAKKKRVKAGGDLVAYGGGAFFALKGNKCYELWRYVEGTLQTSSLTPQTRSGVQAGKSAVSSLQLAISPNPLATGFATLRYSLPKAGPVTVTVFDVAGRSVQRQTLVANNAGAVALDLRKVASGIYLVRLDASGYSQTQKLVVQR